In one Streptomyces venezuelae genomic region, the following are encoded:
- the wrbA gene encoding NAD(P)H:quinone oxidoreductase produces MTTVNVAIVYYSAMGNVHALAHAAAEGAEKAGARVRVRRVAETAPAAAVAANAAWERYRAEHAEVPEPVHEDLVWADAVLWGTPTRFGNPSSQLRAFIETTGPLWAQGKLAGKVYSAFTSSSTLHGGQESTILALANTFYHWGGVIVPPGYTDPVQFQTGNPYGTSHVAGAPGNQVAPSEVTLQAAAYQARRVTDVAAALKAGRAAA; encoded by the coding sequence ATGACAACCGTGAACGTGGCGATCGTTTATTACAGTGCGATGGGCAATGTGCATGCGTTGGCGCATGCGGCGGCGGAGGGGGCGGAGAAGGCGGGGGCGCGGGTGCGGGTGCGGCGGGTGGCCGAGACGGCGCCGGCGGCGGCGGTGGCGGCCAATGCGGCCTGGGAGCGCTACCGGGCCGAGCATGCGGAGGTTCCTGAGCCGGTGCATGAGGATCTGGTGTGGGCGGATGCGGTGTTGTGGGGGACGCCGACGCGGTTCGGTAATCCGTCCAGTCAGTTGCGGGCGTTCATCGAGACGACGGGTCCGTTGTGGGCGCAGGGGAAGTTGGCGGGGAAGGTGTATTCGGCGTTCACGTCGAGCAGTACGCTGCACGGGGGTCAGGAGTCGACGATTTTGGCGCTGGCCAACACGTTCTATCACTGGGGCGGGGTGATCGTGCCGCCCGGCTACACCGATCCGGTGCAGTTCCAGACCGGCAACCCGTATGGCACCTCGCATGTGGCGGGGGCGCCGGGCAATCAGGTGGCGCCCAGTGAGGTGACGTTGCAGGCCGCCGCCTACCAGGCCCGGCGCGTGACCGACGTCGCCGCCGCCCTCAAAGCGGGACGCGCCGCCGCCTGA
- a CDS encoding DegT/DnrJ/EryC1/StrS family aminotransferase: MTHPHPIPLVHASLGEQELAAVAEVFASGWPAGQGPKGKALEAQLSRRYDAHAVAVSNCGAALHLALLALGVRPGDEVIVADYTFPAPAHAVRYLDAVPVFADVRPDTHTIDPQAAADLIGPKTVGIIAVDTVGLPADYRELQALADRHGLFLIEDAACAVGATYQGRQAGALAEVACLSFHGRKGATSGEGGALVATDAAVAADARLRSSFGIGSIFDQSKVVGLPVPEFTEVGYNFKLSDIAAAILQVQIGRIEELLARRAAVAAHYQRLLADEDLLTLPQVPDDRTHAWQSYLVRLDDRIDRAALAADLRGQGIGCGHGTWATHLQPVFETKQTCPVSADLFHRHLAIPMHAELTTGQVERVVAALRTALRTHRTTTA; this comes from the coding sequence ATGACCCACCCCCACCCCATCCCCCTGGTCCACGCCAGCCTGGGCGAGCAGGAACTGGCCGCCGTCGCCGAGGTGTTCGCCTCCGGCTGGCCCGCCGGCCAGGGCCCCAAGGGCAAAGCCCTGGAAGCCCAGCTCTCCCGGCGCTACGACGCCCACGCCGTCGCGGTCAGCAACTGCGGCGCCGCCCTGCACCTGGCCCTGCTCGCCCTCGGCGTCCGGCCCGGCGACGAAGTCATCGTCGCCGACTACACCTTCCCCGCCCCCGCCCACGCGGTGCGCTACCTCGACGCGGTGCCCGTCTTCGCCGACGTACGCCCCGACACCCACACCATCGACCCCCAGGCGGCCGCCGACCTGATCGGCCCCAAGACCGTCGGCATCATCGCCGTGGACACCGTGGGCCTGCCCGCCGACTACCGCGAACTGCAGGCCCTGGCCGACCGGCACGGCCTCTTCCTCATCGAGGACGCCGCCTGCGCGGTCGGCGCCACCTACCAGGGCCGCCAGGCCGGCGCCCTGGCCGAGGTCGCCTGCCTGTCCTTCCACGGCCGCAAGGGCGCCACCAGCGGCGAGGGCGGCGCCCTGGTGGCCACCGATGCCGCCGTGGCCGCCGACGCCCGGCTGCGCTCCTCCTTCGGCATCGGCAGCATCTTCGACCAGTCCAAGGTCGTGGGCCTGCCCGTCCCCGAATTCACCGAGGTCGGCTACAACTTCAAACTCTCCGACATCGCCGCCGCGATCCTGCAGGTGCAGATCGGCCGGATCGAGGAACTCCTGGCCCGCCGCGCCGCGGTCGCCGCCCACTACCAGCGCCTCCTGGCCGACGAGGACCTGCTGACCCTGCCCCAGGTCCCCGACGACCGCACCCACGCCTGGCAGTCCTACCTGGTCCGCCTGGACGACCGCATCGACCGCGCCGCCCTCGCCGCCGACCTGCGCGGCCAGGGCATCGGCTGCGGCCACGGCACCTGGGCCACCCACCTGCAGCCGGTCTTCGAGACCAAGCAGACCTGCCCCGTCTCCGCCGACCTCTTCCACCGCCACCTGGCCATCCCCATGCACGCCGAACTCACCACCGGCCAGGTCGAACGCGTCGTGGCCGCCCTGCGCACCGCCCTGCGCACCCACCGCACCACCACCGCATGA
- a CDS encoding cupin domain-containing protein: MTALILPPGGGRKLITPAQEVTFKATQAQGSAISIFEVVVPPGFDVGAHVHHESQEFFYVLEGELDLLCFEPTERTGDTWHHWQSATGERVIRAAEGGCMFVPPGTPHAFRNATDKPVRMLFQSYPSPDHEHYFEEIAEIWARGTTVDAAAVEDMRKRYDVQELTPLRYQPPATADNGK; the protein is encoded by the coding sequence ATGACTGCCCTGATCCTCCCGCCCGGTGGGGGACGCAAGCTGATCACACCGGCGCAGGAAGTGACCTTCAAGGCGACCCAGGCGCAGGGCTCGGCCATCTCCATCTTCGAGGTGGTCGTGCCGCCCGGCTTCGATGTCGGCGCCCACGTCCACCACGAGTCCCAGGAGTTCTTCTACGTCCTGGAGGGCGAGCTGGACCTGCTGTGCTTCGAGCCCACCGAACGCACCGGGGACACCTGGCACCACTGGCAGTCCGCCACCGGCGAACGCGTCATCCGCGCCGCCGAGGGCGGCTGCATGTTCGTGCCGCCCGGCACCCCGCACGCCTTCCGCAACGCCACCGACAAACCGGTGCGGATGCTCTTCCAGAGCTATCCCTCGCCCGACCACGAGCACTACTTCGAAGAGATCGCCGAGATCTGGGCACGCGGCACCACCGTCGATGCGGCCGCCGTCGAAGACATGCGCAAGCGCTACGACGTCCAGGAACTCACCCCCTTGCGCTACCAGCCGCCCGCCACCGCGGACAACGGGAAGTGA
- a CDS encoding type III polyketide synthase, producing the protein MPRLCKPSVRVPENVITAEETLEFAERVHAGKPQLPLALRLIRNTGVLKRHIVQPIEQTLKHPGLTERNRIYEAESKKRTPEVVEEALANAEVDARDIDAIIYVSCTGFLMPSLTAWLINKMGFRSDTRQIPIAQLGCAAGGAAINRAHDFCLAHPGSNVLIVSCELCSLCYQPDMDDIGSLLSDGLFGDAVAAAVVRGRGGTGIELESNSSYLIPHTEDWISYSVRDTGFHFQLDRRVPGTMEPLAPVLREFAAGHRWDASNLDFYIIHAGGPRILNDLAKFLDVDRKVFRHSWSTLTEYGNIASAVVLDAALRLFEEDTPMPDATGLIAGFGPGITAEMALGRWNSDSPPAG; encoded by the coding sequence ATGCCCAGGCTATGCAAGCCGTCGGTGCGTGTGCCGGAGAACGTCATCACGGCCGAAGAGACGCTGGAATTCGCCGAGCGGGTCCACGCCGGGAAGCCGCAGCTTCCCCTGGCCCTGCGGCTGATCCGCAACACGGGGGTGCTGAAGCGGCATATCGTCCAGCCCATCGAGCAGACCCTCAAACACCCGGGCCTGACCGAACGCAACCGCATCTACGAGGCCGAGTCGAAAAAGCGCACCCCCGAGGTCGTCGAGGAAGCCCTGGCCAACGCCGAGGTCGACGCCCGCGACATCGACGCGATCATCTACGTGTCGTGCACCGGGTTCCTCATGCCCTCGCTGACGGCCTGGCTCATCAACAAGATGGGCTTTCGCTCCGACACCCGCCAGATCCCCATCGCCCAGCTGGGCTGCGCGGCCGGCGGCGCCGCCATCAACCGGGCCCACGACTTCTGCCTGGCCCACCCCGGCAGCAACGTCCTGATCGTCTCCTGCGAGCTGTGCTCGCTGTGCTACCAGCCCGACATGGACGACATCGGCTCCCTGCTGTCCGACGGACTGTTCGGCGACGCGGTCGCGGCCGCCGTGGTCCGCGGCCGCGGCGGCACCGGCATCGAACTGGAGAGCAACTCCTCCTACCTCATCCCCCACACCGAGGACTGGATCTCCTACTCGGTGCGCGACACCGGCTTCCACTTCCAGCTGGACCGCCGGGTGCCGGGCACCATGGAGCCGCTCGCCCCGGTGCTGCGCGAGTTCGCCGCCGGCCACCGGTGGGACGCCTCCAACCTCGACTTCTACATCATCCACGCCGGCGGCCCGCGCATCCTCAACGACCTGGCCAAGTTCCTGGACGTGGACCGCAAGGTCTTCCGCCACAGCTGGTCGACGCTGACCGAGTACGGCAACATCGCCAGCGCCGTCGTCCTGGACGCCGCCCTGCGCCTGTTCGAAGAGGACACCCCGATGCCGGACGCCACCGGCCTGATCGCCGGCTTCGGCCCCGGCATCACCGCCGAGATGGCCCTGGGCCGCTGGAACAGCGACAGCCCGCCCGCCGGCTGA